The following coding sequences are from one Triticum dicoccoides isolate Atlit2015 ecotype Zavitan chromosome 4A, WEW_v2.0, whole genome shotgun sequence window:
- the LOC119283388 gene encoding uncharacterized protein LOC119283388, which produces MAGFRPVHSPPALPTRPCHAGTSLPECRAWTSRRRTASSISDGKGAWWPSPPPLINLGAVLGRAHSRRTEGRRGYIVRERIGLAGMPTFCSTECRPHQRHAGRSTVYASHPTPSESSKADVHSAEVDAAYEHHAMANTATMNERYNFRKSNI; this is translated from the exons ATGGCCGGGTTCCGGCCGGTGCACTCGCCGCCGGCATTGCCTACCAGGCCATGTCACGCTGGCACTTCCCTGCCGGAGTGCCGGGCCTGGACGTCAAGGCGGAGAACGGCGTCCTCCATCTCGGATGGAAAGGGCGCATGGTGGCCGTCGCCTCCGCCTTTGATTAATCTG GGGGCCGTCCTCGGCCGAGCGCATAGCCGTCGCACGGAAGGGAGACGAGGCTACATCGTCCGGGAGAGAATAGGCTTGGCCGGGATGCCCACTTTTTGTTCGACGGAATGCCGGCCTCACCAACGCCATGCCGGGCGATCGACCGTTTACGCATCGCATCCTACTCCATCAGAATCCTCTAAAGCTG ATGTGCATAGTGCTGAAGTAGATGCTGCATATGAGCATCACGCAATGGCTAACACCGCCACAATGAATGAAAGGTACAATTTCAGAAAAAGCAATATCTGA